The following is a genomic window from Mycolicibacterium sp. TY81.
GCGCCCCCTATACCGCCGAGGTGTGGCCGACCAAGACCCGCGCGATCGGGGTGGGCGGCGTGATCTTCTCGTTGTTCTCGCTCGGTTACGTCCTCGCGGCCGCCGTCGCGCTGGTGCTGGTGCCGCGGTTCGGCTGGCAGGCGTCGTTCATCGTGGCGATCGTCCCGGCCATCATCCTGTTCCTTGTCCGCCAGGGCATCACGGAATCACCGCGCTACACCGAGGTCAACGAGACACGGAAGCGCGACGGCATTCCGCGAGCGAAGCTGTGGCAGCTACCTGGCGTACGGCGGCGGCTGGTCGTGGGCTGGCTGATCTACACCGCCAATGCGGTCGGCTACTGGGGCTCGACGCTGTTCCTGACCACCTACATCGTCAAGAGATTCCACGCGTCCACCACCGATGCGATTCGCTACGCCCTGGTGTTCTTCCTGCTGCAGGTCGTCTTCGTCTTCATCGGCACCGCGTTGGCCGACCGCTTCGGCCGCCGGCCCTCGGCGATCCTGGGCGCCGTCATCGAGGCCGGTTCGGCGATCTTGGCGGCCACGTCGGATTCGCTTGCCGAATACCAGGTCTACGGTGCCATCTCCATCGCCACCCTCGGCTGGCTCTGGGGCGTCGGGGACGCGTACATCTCCGAGCTGTTCCCAACCGTGCTGCGCGGCACCGGCTTTGGTGTCGCCGTCGGTGGCGGCCGCATCGTGTCGATCGCCGCGCCGACCGTCGTCGGCTGGGCCATCGGTCATTACGGCGTGCAGACGCCCTATCTGGCGCTGTCCGCCATCTGGCTCCTGACCGTGATCGGTTATCTGTTCGGGCCAGAGACCAAGGGCAAGGAGTTGGACGACCTTGCCGACGAGGCGCTGCTGGCGCGCGCCTGACTACGCCTGCTGGGCGAGCAGCAGGTCACGGATCGGCGAGCGCGTGTGCCGCTGCCACATGGCCTGCACCGGCAGCAGCAGCGGCGGCTGGAGGTCGACGACCGTGACCCGCCCGTCCAGCACCGGCCCCACCGGATGCGTGACGAACGCCACCGCGCCCGTCGTCAACGGCGCGGCCACGGTGGCCGCGCCCTGTACGCGACTCACGACATAGTCCGGCTCGAATCCGGCGCGGCGGCAGGCGCCGAGCAGCAGGTCGCTGTAGTACGACGCGCCGGGCGGTGCCCAGAGTGCGATGCGTTCGTCGGTCAGGTCGGTGAGGTCGACGGCGTCGCGCCCCGCCAAGGGGTGCGAACTCAGCACCGCCACGCGCACCGCGTGATAGCCCAGCACCGCGGTGGCGAGGTCGCGGTCCGGCACCACGCCGCGGCGCAGGGCGAGCTGGATCGAGCCGTCGAGCAGCGCGGGGGACAGCTGATCCGGAAACATCTGGCGGAACGTGAAGGACACGTCGTGGTAGGCGTCGATCACCGGCTCCAGCAGTGCGTACACCTCGACGCTCTCGAGCGCCGGCGTGTGGCCGACGACGTAGTTCTCCCGTGCGGCGCTGGCCGCGCGCTGCACGTGGTCGGTGACGGTGTGGGCGGCGGCCAGGAGGGTGCGCGCATCGCTGTGCAGCTGCCGGCCTGCCGGCGTCAAGGTGACCCGGCGGCCGTCCCGGTCGAAAAGCGTTGCGCCCAGCTCTTTTTCGAGCTGGCGGATCGAGCTGCTGAGCGCCTGCTGGCTCAGGTGCAGCTGGTCGGCGGCGCGGGTGAAGCCGCCCGCGTCGGCGACCGCGAGGAAGTGCTGCAGCCGGCGCAGATCGGGATACGGCCTGGTCATGCCGACCACCCTAACTACAACCATTGCTTGTGGATAGGTAGAAAAGTTTCGTTTCTAATTGTGGTCCGCCGTGGCTAGCGTGGGCCACATGAGCAATCTCGAAGGTAAAACAGC
Proteins encoded in this region:
- a CDS encoding MFS transporter, whose protein sequence is MSANLEETQVDSPPRKSQPFKPALFVAVTAGLGYGFDSYAVNIYGLVLPEIKKTLQITEAQAGYIGSIFLVGYTIGTIGFGIAADRWGRKTTLGASILLYGITTALAGITTNLAAFTGLRFLTGVGGAGELAVGAPYTAEVWPTKTRAIGVGGVIFSLFSLGYVLAAAVALVLVPRFGWQASFIVAIVPAIILFLVRQGITESPRYTEVNETRKRDGIPRAKLWQLPGVRRRLVVGWLIYTANAVGYWGSTLFLTTYIVKRFHASTTDAIRYALVFFLLQVVFVFIGTALADRFGRRPSAILGAVIEAGSAILAATSDSLAEYQVYGAISIATLGWLWGVGDAYISELFPTVLRGTGFGVAVGGGRIVSIAAPTVVGWAIGHYGVQTPYLALSAIWLLTVIGYLFGPETKGKELDDLADEALLARA
- a CDS encoding LysR family transcriptional regulator, which encodes MTRPYPDLRRLQHFLAVADAGGFTRAADQLHLSQQALSSSIRQLEKELGATLFDRDGRRVTLTPAGRQLHSDARTLLAAAHTVTDHVQRAASAARENYVVGHTPALESVEVYALLEPVIDAYHDVSFTFRQMFPDQLSPALLDGSIQLALRRGVVPDRDLATAVLGYHAVRVAVLSSHPLAGRDAVDLTDLTDERIALWAPPGASYYSDLLLGACRRAGFEPDYVVSRVQGAATVAAPLTTGAVAFVTHPVGPVLDGRVTVVDLQPPLLLPVQAMWQRHTRSPIRDLLLAQQA